A section of the Triticum dicoccoides isolate Atlit2015 ecotype Zavitan unplaced genomic scaffold, WEW_v2.0 scaffold39694, whole genome shotgun sequence genome encodes:
- the LOC119346107 gene encoding uncharacterized protein LOC119346107 — protein sequence PCGICTLAATDPDEVVVRRAKYLLTNGFRCYSLFKNNCEDFAIYCKTGLLVAEQGNVGLGQSGQAVSIIGGPLAAVVSTPFRLVTTNIYGVAVMAVGVYCVSRYAGDIGNRRDVLKVEVEDLTAGLASGRIRPANISQLATPGQVQVPAVTTLVAA from the coding sequence ccttgcgggatctgcaCACTTGCTGCCACTGATCCTGACGAGGTGGTTGTCCGACGTGCCAAATACTTGTTGACCAATGGTTTCAGGTGCTACAGCCTGTTCAAGAACAACTGCGAAGACTTTGCTATATACTGCAAGACTGGTCTGCTTGTGGCTGAGCAAGGCAACGTCGGGCTCGGGCAGAGTGGGCAGGCTGTGTCCATCATCGGCGGCCCTCTTGCTGCTGTGGTTTCGACCCCTTTCCGCCTAGTAACCACGAACATCTATGGAGTGGCGGTGATGGCTGTCGGGGTGTACTGTGTCAGCAGGTATGCAGGTGACATTGGCAACCGCCGAGACGTGCTGAAAGTGGAAGTGGAGGACCTGACTGCCGGGCTCGCAAGCGGCCGGATTCGTCCGGCGAACATCAGTCAGCTGGCCACTCCAGGGCAAGTCCAGGTTCCGGCCGTGACCACACTAGTTGCTGCTTAG